From a single Planctellipticum variicoloris genomic region:
- a CDS encoding DUF3500 domain-containing protein — MKRHSPACPDCGPVDRRDFLKSVGGVALAGAASSWLMPGAYAAPTASSAAETTVGRFYASLSDAQKKTICFPFGDPLRQRINANWHITKPTIGNDFYSADQRKLIDEIVRNVTSAEGYELLTKQMDDDSGGIQDYSVAVFGEPGKSAFEWELTGRHLTLRADGNSVDQAAFGGPIVYGHGEEDPKANLFHYQTTQVNEVFRALDAKQAGKALVDKAPNEAAVALQGESGKFPGIAVSELSADQQALVTQTLKVLLAPYRQEDADEAMAILKATGGLDKLHMAFYQQGDLQNDKVWDIWRVEGPAFVWHFRGAPHVHAYINIGVVGSAKAGG, encoded by the coding sequence ATGAAGCGCCATTCCCCCGCGTGTCCCGATTGTGGTCCCGTCGATCGTCGGGATTTTCTGAAGTCGGTCGGCGGAGTCGCGCTGGCGGGGGCCGCCAGTTCCTGGCTGATGCCCGGCGCCTATGCCGCTCCTACGGCTTCGAGCGCTGCGGAGACGACCGTCGGGCGGTTTTACGCGTCGCTGTCTGACGCGCAGAAGAAGACCATCTGCTTCCCGTTCGGCGACCCGCTCCGTCAGCGGATCAACGCCAACTGGCACATCACGAAGCCGACGATCGGCAACGATTTCTACAGCGCCGACCAGCGTAAACTGATCGACGAGATCGTCCGCAACGTCACCTCGGCCGAGGGCTACGAGCTGCTGACGAAGCAGATGGACGATGACAGCGGCGGCATTCAGGACTACAGCGTGGCCGTGTTCGGCGAGCCGGGCAAGTCGGCGTTCGAGTGGGAGCTGACCGGTCGGCATTTGACGCTGCGGGCCGACGGCAACAGCGTCGACCAGGCGGCGTTCGGCGGTCCGATCGTCTATGGGCACGGCGAAGAAGACCCGAAGGCCAACCTCTTCCACTATCAGACCACGCAGGTCAACGAGGTCTTTCGCGCGCTGGACGCGAAGCAAGCCGGGAAGGCCCTGGTCGACAAGGCGCCGAATGAAGCGGCCGTCGCGCTGCAGGGGGAATCCGGAAAGTTCCCGGGAATCGCCGTCAGCGAACTGTCGGCCGACCAGCAGGCGCTGGTCACGCAGACTCTCAAGGTGCTGCTGGCCCCGTATCGCCAGGAAGACGCTGACGAAGCGATGGCGATCCTGAAGGCAACCGGCGGCCTGGACAAGCTGCACATGGCCTTCTACCAGCAGGGAGATCTGCAGAACGACAAGGTGTGGGACATTTGGCGCGTGGAAGGCCCGGCGTTCGTCTGGCACTTCCGCGGCGCCCCACACGTCCACGCCTACATCAATATTGGCGTAGTCGGCTCCGCCAAGGCCGGCGGCTGA
- a CDS encoding metallophosphoesterase family protein, giving the protein MPFHTAPQSRRRFLAQGAAAVAGLTVLRSGWGAEPGANPHLVALLSDTHIPGSPEVTARDTNMTANLRQVVREVTSLKIKPSAVFINGDCAYLKGLPTDYANLAQCIAPLDDAGLPLHVTMGNHDDRGPLFAALQAAKPERPLLESKHVTILETPHANWFLLDSLTQVDVVTGEIGAEQRSWLAKALAARPDKPTLVMAHHTPQFEAPPEGKAWGGIKDTAEFMELLASHKQVKAFLFGHSHNWSITRRGDLQLINLPPVAYVFEAGKPNGWVLAEVRENGLTLELRTIDPAHKQNGERIELVWS; this is encoded by the coding sequence ATGCCGTTCCATACCGCACCACAGTCGCGACGCCGGTTCCTGGCACAGGGAGCCGCTGCCGTCGCCGGCTTGACCGTGCTTCGCAGCGGTTGGGGGGCCGAACCGGGCGCAAATCCCCATCTCGTCGCGCTGTTGTCCGATACGCATATCCCCGGTTCGCCGGAGGTGACCGCCCGCGACACGAATATGACGGCGAATCTACGGCAGGTCGTGCGCGAAGTGACGTCGCTGAAGATCAAGCCGTCGGCGGTCTTCATCAACGGCGACTGCGCCTACCTCAAGGGCCTGCCGACGGATTACGCGAACCTGGCGCAATGCATCGCACCGCTCGACGATGCCGGATTGCCGCTGCACGTGACGATGGGGAATCACGACGACCGCGGCCCGCTGTTTGCGGCGCTGCAGGCCGCGAAGCCCGAACGGCCGCTGCTGGAGTCAAAGCACGTCACGATTCTCGAGACGCCTCACGCCAACTGGTTCCTGCTGGATTCGCTGACGCAGGTCGACGTTGTGACGGGCGAAATCGGCGCGGAGCAGCGAAGCTGGCTCGCGAAGGCGCTGGCCGCGCGCCCCGACAAACCCACCCTGGTGATGGCCCATCATACGCCTCAATTCGAGGCCCCGCCGGAAGGCAAAGCCTGGGGCGGCATCAAGGACACGGCCGAGTTCATGGAACTTCTGGCCAGTCACAAGCAGGTCAAAGCGTTCCTGTTCGGACATTCGCACAACTGGTCGATAACCCGTCGGGGGGACCTGCAATTGATCAACTTGCCGCCGGTCGCCTACGTGTTCGAAGCGGGGAAGCCGAACGGCTGGGTTCTGGCGGAAGTCCGCGAAAACGGCCTGACCCTGGAGCTGCGGACGATCGATCCCGCCCACAAGCAGAACGGCGAACGGATTGAACTGGTATGGAGCTGA
- a CDS encoding TetR/AcrR family transcriptional regulator, giving the protein MAAGRPREFDLDIALDAALNVFWRKGYEGASLPELTEAMGINRPSLYAAFGNKAALFRRAIDRYVEGPAAHVATALEQPTAREVVRQLWLGGIELVTSAENPRGCFLVQAALACGADSEAIRKEVAKRRGTLVTALRERFERAVQEGDLPSDAVPADLALYVATVAHGMAVQASGGATRDELMRVAEIALRAWPV; this is encoded by the coding sequence ATGGCCGCCGGACGCCCGCGGGAATTCGATCTCGACATCGCTCTCGACGCGGCGCTGAACGTCTTCTGGCGCAAGGGGTACGAAGGAGCCTCCCTTCCGGAGCTGACCGAGGCGATGGGGATCAACCGTCCCAGCCTCTACGCCGCCTTCGGCAACAAAGCCGCCCTGTTCCGCCGGGCCATCGACCGTTACGTTGAAGGTCCGGCGGCCCACGTCGCGACGGCTCTGGAGCAGCCGACGGCCCGCGAAGTCGTCCGACAGCTCTGGCTCGGGGGAATCGAACTGGTGACCAGCGCCGAAAATCCGCGCGGCTGTTTCCTGGTTCAAGCGGCTTTAGCGTGTGGCGCAGACTCGGAAGCGATCCGCAAGGAAGTCGCAAAGCGCCGGGGAACGCTGGTCACCGCGCTCCGCGAGCGATTTGAGCGGGCGGTCCAGGAGGGGGATCTGCCGTCGGACGCAGTCCCCGCCGACCTGGCGCTCTATGTGGCGACGGTCGCGCACGGCATGGCGGTGCAAGCGTCCGGTGGGGCGACGCGGGACGAGCTGATGCGCGTGGCGGAGATTGCGCTGCGGGCCTGGCCGGTCTGA
- a CDS encoding SDR family NAD(P)-dependent oxidoreductase yields the protein MSQKLAGRVAVVTGASKGIGASIAEHLAAEGAAVVVNYASSKTGADKVVGKIVEQGGRAVAVQADVSQPADIERLFAESKQAFGKVDILVNNAGIYEFAPIEEVTPEHFHKQFNLNVLGLLLTTQEAVKHFGAEGGSVVNVSSVAAALAPPNTAVYSATKAAVNAITKSLGQELGPRKIRVNAVNPGMIETEGTHGAGITESDFRKQIEAQTPLGRIGQPEDIAPAVVFLASADSGWLTGETLYISGGYR from the coding sequence ATGTCACAGAAACTGGCGGGGCGGGTGGCGGTGGTGACCGGGGCGTCCAAGGGGATCGGCGCATCCATCGCCGAACACCTGGCGGCGGAAGGGGCGGCCGTGGTGGTGAACTATGCATCGAGCAAGACGGGAGCCGACAAAGTCGTCGGCAAAATCGTCGAACAGGGGGGGCGGGCGGTCGCGGTGCAGGCGGACGTTTCTCAGCCGGCCGACATCGAACGTCTCTTCGCCGAGTCGAAGCAAGCGTTCGGAAAAGTCGACATCCTGGTCAACAACGCCGGAATCTACGAATTCGCCCCGATCGAGGAAGTGACGCCGGAGCATTTCCACAAACAGTTCAACCTGAACGTGCTGGGGCTGCTGCTGACGACTCAGGAAGCCGTGAAGCACTTCGGCGCGGAGGGGGGAAGCGTCGTCAATGTCAGCTCCGTGGCGGCGGCGCTCGCCCCGCCCAACACCGCCGTCTACAGCGCGACCAAGGCCGCGGTGAATGCCATCACGAAGTCGCTCGGGCAAGAACTGGGACCTCGCAAGATCCGCGTGAACGCCGTCAACCCCGGCATGATTGAGACCGAGGGAACCCACGGCGCCGGCATCACCGAGAGCGATTTCAGGAAACAGATTGAAGCTCAGACACCGCTGGGCCGGATCGGGCAGCCGGAGGATATCGCCCCGGCGGTCGTCTTCCTGGCGTCCGCGGACTCCGGATGGCTGACGGGCGAGACGCTCTATATCTCCGGCGGCTATCGGTAA
- a CDS encoding RNA polymerase sigma factor, protein MSSSDIETIRETLLLLRVQTRDEGAFQELVTHYERRLLYYIHRILGNGADRSDVLQEIWIRVFLKIHTVRVPSAFRVWLYKIAHDVAVSHLRKVRRWEAVSLRNEDAVEVPESSDWNELKLLEHAEQVHAALSYLSIAHREVLTLRFLEELELSEIAEVIGCSVGTVKSRLHYAKSEMRKLLEGDAHD, encoded by the coding sequence ATGAGCAGCAGTGACATCGAAACGATTCGCGAGACGCTGCTGCTGCTGCGTGTCCAGACTCGCGACGAAGGGGCGTTTCAGGAACTGGTGACGCACTACGAACGCCGGCTGCTGTATTACATTCATCGCATCCTGGGAAACGGGGCCGATCGCTCGGATGTCCTGCAGGAGATCTGGATTCGGGTTTTTCTGAAGATCCATACCGTCCGAGTCCCCTCGGCCTTTCGCGTCTGGCTGTACAAAATTGCTCACGACGTGGCGGTGAGTCATTTGCGGAAGGTCCGCCGATGGGAGGCCGTCAGTCTGAGGAACGAGGACGCGGTCGAAGTTCCCGAATCGAGCGACTGGAACGAACTGAAGCTGCTCGAACACGCGGAGCAGGTCCACGCCGCGTTGTCGTACTTGTCCATCGCACACCGCGAGGTGCTGACGCTTCGCTTTCTTGAAGAGCTGGAGTTGTCTGAGATCGCCGAAGTCATCGGCTGCAGCGTCGGAACTGTCAAATCTCGCCTGCACTACGCGAAGTCCGAAATGCGAAAGCTGCTGGAGGGAGACGCCCATGACTGA
- a CDS encoding DUF488 domain-containing protein yields MIQLKRAYEDASKDDGLRILVERLWPRGVTKEQAAIDLWLKDVAPSTELRKWYGHDPDRWPEFQKRYRADLKKLGDLLVLLRFLTDERKVTFVYAASDEQRNSAIVLKAFLERPSKSP; encoded by the coding sequence ATGATCCAGCTCAAACGAGCCTACGAAGACGCCTCAAAGGACGACGGCCTGCGGATTCTCGTCGAGCGACTCTGGCCGCGCGGCGTGACGAAAGAGCAGGCGGCGATTGACCTCTGGCTGAAGGACGTCGCCCCCAGCACCGAGCTGCGCAAGTGGTACGGCCACGATCCGGACCGCTGGCCGGAGTTTCAAAAGCGCTACCGGGCGGACCTGAAGAAACTGGGCGACCTGCTGGTGCTGCTGCGGTTCCTGACGGACGAGCGGAAAGTTACGTTCGTCTATGCGGCCAGCGACGAGCAGCGCAACAGTGCGATCGTCCTGAAGGCGTTCCTGGAACGGCCGTCCAAGTCGCCTTGA
- a CDS encoding carbohydrate porin: MDIGGVRQFGRVFRQSFRALIGVAAVSGSIAIAQDDAVVATTGAGDYASTAAAPQPQSPPLPAAYVSPFAGDLWERPVLLGDLGGRRDELLSNGYTFNASATQFYQGVASGGVEQRFQHTGRLDYVLNVDGAKAGLWQGLFVTLHGETRYGDSINADAGALMPPNVAALFPVPNGTVTALTAVKFTQALSENFITFAGKINLLDELVQPFAAGRGVDAFMNTGLAFPVAAARTTPYSTLGAGFAVLNEMHPVFSMMVLDTHNTPTTSGFENLFDNGATILAKVEVPVSFRDLPGHQGVFGTYSSGKYNDLQPTAYFDPGNGLMISSGQDTGSWSLFYTADQALYVDPCNAKRSWGLFTNIGLADDGPSPVRWSANVGLGGSSPIASRELDTFGIGYSYVGYSSPVHNLAPVLLPIRDDHAVELFYNYAVTSWFRLTPDLQILVPARERTLPPGAEGIDTAVVVGLRAKINF, encoded by the coding sequence ATGGACATTGGTGGCGTACGGCAGTTCGGACGGGTCTTTCGGCAGTCCTTTCGAGCCTTGATCGGCGTCGCGGCGGTCTCCGGATCGATTGCCATCGCGCAGGACGATGCCGTCGTCGCGACGACGGGGGCCGGGGATTACGCCAGCACGGCAGCGGCTCCGCAGCCTCAGTCCCCTCCCCTCCCGGCCGCCTACGTCTCGCCCTTCGCCGGCGATCTCTGGGAGCGGCCGGTGCTGCTGGGAGATCTCGGCGGCCGGCGGGATGAGCTGTTATCGAACGGCTATACGTTCAACGCCAGCGCGACTCAGTTCTATCAAGGAGTCGCCTCAGGCGGCGTGGAACAGCGCTTCCAGCACACGGGTCGACTCGACTACGTCCTGAACGTGGACGGCGCAAAGGCTGGACTCTGGCAGGGCCTGTTCGTCACGCTGCACGGGGAAACTCGCTACGGCGACTCGATCAATGCGGACGCCGGGGCGCTGATGCCGCCGAACGTCGCCGCTCTGTTCCCAGTACCCAACGGGACGGTGACCGCCTTGACGGCGGTGAAGTTCACCCAGGCCCTGTCGGAGAACTTCATCACGTTCGCCGGCAAGATCAACCTGCTGGACGAACTGGTTCAACCTTTCGCCGCAGGTCGCGGCGTGGATGCGTTCATGAATACGGGGCTGGCGTTTCCCGTCGCAGCCGCGCGAACCACGCCCTATTCGACGCTGGGGGCGGGATTTGCCGTTCTGAACGAAATGCACCCGGTCTTCTCGATGATGGTCCTCGATACGCATAATACGCCAACGACATCCGGCTTTGAGAACCTCTTCGACAACGGCGCAACGATCCTTGCAAAAGTCGAAGTTCCCGTTTCATTCCGCGATCTGCCGGGTCACCAGGGTGTCTTCGGAACCTACAGCAGCGGCAAGTACAACGACCTGCAGCCCACGGCGTATTTCGATCCCGGGAATGGTCTGATGATCTCGTCCGGACAGGATACGGGGTCGTGGTCGCTGTTTTACACCGCGGATCAGGCACTGTACGTCGATCCGTGCAACGCCAAGCGGTCCTGGGGTCTGTTTACGAATATCGGACTGGCCGACGACGGCCCAAGCCCCGTCCGCTGGTCCGCCAACGTGGGCCTGGGGGGGAGCAGTCCGATCGCATCCCGCGAGCTCGATACGTTCGGAATCGGGTATTCCTACGTCGGGTACTCGAGCCCCGTCCACAATCTGGCGCCGGTTCTTCTGCCGATCCGCGACGACCACGCGGTGGAACTGTTCTACAACTACGCCGTTACGTCGTGGTTCCGTCTGACGCCCGATCTGCAGATTCTGGTGCCGGCCCGCGAACGGACGCTGCCGCCGGGTGCGGAAGGGATCGACACGGCGGTTGTGGTCGGGCTGCGCGCGAAGATCAATTTCTGA
- a CDS encoding arylsulfatase, which translates to MRTPSVSLLLLTPLLLLIGMAGHAAAQMADQGDYPDRRVLPLTAPYQQPITALDARTVKAPSVFQVEAPKGAPHVVVILIDDLGFGGTSTFGGVIPTPTFDRLAKNGLRYNQFHSTALCSPTRASLLTGRNHHSCNMSSITEIATSFPGATGMIPHDCAMLPETLRLNGYSTAHFGKDHLTATWETSPSGPLARWPTMRGFDKFYGFLGGETNQWSPSIFDGVTPVDDPTKGDPNYHFMNDMTTKSIEWIRTQQSLTPDKPFFVYFAPGATHAPHHVPQSYIDKYHGKFDDGWDVIRQRIFENQKKLGVIPPNTKLANKPTDIRDWAALSADEKKLFARQAEVFAAYVDMADAEIGRLIDAIDELGELDNTLIFYIAGDNGTSAEGGMNGLYNEMTYFNGVEEKVADMLKHLDEWGGPSTYPHMAAGWAVCFDSPFMWTKQVASNYGGTRQGMVTHWPSRIKAKGEIRSQWHHVNDIVPTVLEAAGLPQPRVVNGVSQRPIEGVSMVYSWDEPKAADRHLVQYFEILGNRGVYYDGWFAGTVHVYPWANPRNTLQNDDWELYYVRNDFSMSENLAAKNPDKLKELQSLFLAEAEKYKVLPIDDRRLERFNAELVGRPDLMAGRKSLTVYEGLGFLMENDFINTKNTSFEIIAEVETKGADTNGVILSQAGRFGGWSLYVKEGKPKYMYNFLGLELFSVTSDTPLPAGKSTIKLDFAYDGQPKLGGGGTATLLLDGKQVGSGRIERTQFAAWSADETANVGVDRETPVSPDYTEETSRFTGKIGKVTITLK; encoded by the coding sequence ATGAGAACTCCGTCGGTTTCGCTGTTGCTGCTGACGCCGCTGCTCCTGTTGATCGGCATGGCCGGTCACGCGGCGGCGCAGATGGCGGACCAGGGGGATTACCCCGACCGCCGGGTCTTGCCGCTGACCGCGCCGTATCAGCAGCCGATCACCGCGCTCGATGCGCGGACGGTCAAGGCCCCTTCCGTATTCCAGGTGGAAGCGCCGAAGGGCGCGCCGCACGTGGTGGTGATCCTGATTGACGACCTCGGGTTTGGCGGCACCAGCACCTTTGGCGGCGTGATTCCGACGCCAACCTTCGACCGGCTGGCGAAGAACGGGCTGCGGTACAACCAGTTCCACTCGACGGCCCTCTGCTCGCCGACGCGGGCGTCGCTGCTGACCGGGCGGAACCATCACTCGTGCAACATGAGCAGCATCACCGAAATCGCCACGTCGTTCCCCGGGGCCACGGGGATGATCCCGCACGACTGCGCCATGCTGCCGGAAACGCTCCGGCTCAACGGCTACAGCACGGCCCACTTCGGCAAGGACCACCTGACCGCGACCTGGGAGACCAGCCCATCGGGACCGCTGGCCCGCTGGCCGACGATGCGCGGGTTCGACAAGTTCTACGGGTTCCTCGGCGGCGAGACGAACCAGTGGTCGCCGTCCATCTTCGACGGCGTGACGCCGGTCGACGATCCGACGAAGGGCGATCCGAACTATCACTTCATGAACGACATGACGACGAAATCGATCGAGTGGATCCGCACCCAGCAGTCGCTGACCCCGGACAAGCCGTTCTTCGTCTACTTTGCCCCCGGGGCCACGCATGCGCCGCACCACGTGCCGCAGAGTTACATCGACAAGTATCACGGGAAGTTCGACGACGGCTGGGACGTGATCCGGCAGCGGATCTTCGAGAACCAGAAAAAGCTGGGCGTGATCCCGCCGAATACGAAGCTGGCGAATAAGCCGACGGATATCCGGGACTGGGCCGCCCTGTCGGCTGACGAGAAGAAACTGTTCGCCCGGCAGGCCGAAGTCTTCGCGGCCTACGTCGATATGGCCGACGCCGAAATCGGACGGTTGATCGACGCGATCGATGAACTTGGGGAACTCGACAACACGCTGATCTTCTACATTGCCGGGGACAACGGCACGAGCGCCGAGGGTGGCATGAACGGCCTGTACAACGAGATGACCTACTTCAACGGAGTTGAAGAAAAGGTCGCGGACATGCTCAAGCATCTCGACGAATGGGGTGGTCCGAGCACCTATCCGCACATGGCCGCCGGCTGGGCAGTCTGCTTCGATTCGCCGTTCATGTGGACCAAGCAGGTCGCCTCGAACTACGGCGGCACCCGACAGGGGATGGTCACGCACTGGCCGTCGCGGATCAAGGCGAAGGGCGAAATTCGCTCGCAGTGGCACCATGTGAACGACATTGTGCCGACGGTTCTGGAAGCCGCCGGGCTGCCGCAGCCGCGGGTCGTCAACGGCGTGTCGCAGCGCCCCATCGAGGGGGTGAGCATGGTCTACTCGTGGGACGAACCCAAGGCCGCGGACCGGCACCTGGTGCAGTATTTCGAAATCCTGGGGAACCGGGGCGTGTACTACGACGGCTGGTTCGCCGGCACGGTTCACGTCTACCCCTGGGCGAACCCGCGGAACACGCTGCAGAACGACGACTGGGAACTCTACTACGTGCGGAATGACTTCAGCATGTCCGAGAACCTGGCGGCGAAGAATCCCGACAAGTTGAAGGAACTGCAGTCGCTCTTCCTCGCCGAGGCGGAAAAGTACAAGGTCCTCCCCATCGACGACCGGCGGCTGGAGCGGTTCAATGCGGAGCTCGTCGGCCGTCCGGACCTGATGGCGGGGCGCAAGTCCCTCACGGTCTACGAGGGACTCGGCTTCCTGATGGAGAACGACTTCATCAACACCAAGAACACATCGTTCGAGATCATCGCGGAGGTCGAAACGAAAGGGGCCGACACGAACGGAGTCATCCTCTCGCAGGCGGGCAGGTTCGGCGGGTGGAGCCTTTATGTCAAAGAGGGGAAGCCGAAATACATGTATAACTTTCTCGGCCTTGAACTCTTTTCCGTGACCTCGGATACACCCCTGCCCGCGGGGAAGTCGACGATCAAGCTGGATTTCGCCTACGACGGCCAGCCGAAGCTGGGCGGCGGCGGAACCGCGACGCTGCTGCTCGACGGCAAGCAGGTCGGTTCCGGCCGGATCGAGCGGACGCAGTTCGCCGCCTGGTCGGCGGATGAAACGGCGAACGTCGGCGTCGACCGGGAAACCCCGGTGTCGCCCGACTACACGGAGGAGACCAGCCGGTTCACGGGGAAGATCGGGAAGGTGACCATCACCTTGAAGTGA